The Drosophila simulans strain w501 chromosome 3R, Prin_Dsim_3.1, whole genome shotgun sequence genome contains the following window.
TGCGTTCTTGGAAAAATGCTTGGGTGCGGGACCTGGCTTGCATATTTCATTGCTGTCATCGTCCTCGTGGCTTACGTGCGAAAATGCCCAACTGACTGCGTCAGGACCCTTATTGCACGCAGGACAGAAATCgttgaatttatttgccatccTCTGGCTCCTTCGGGTCCTACTCTTTCATTTTTCCCTTTCGCTGCGTATCTGTGCCTGTAGTTGTATCTGTAGCCGGAGCCGCGTATCCTTGGGGTTCATTCACTCCTTGGGCATGCAAGTATGCGTCTTCGCCCTTCGGCTTCTTCGCTTGGCTTATATGTTTAACCCAATAAATGCCGCGCTGATTGCAAGTTAAATTATTGGCGCACAGGACTCCAGACCCGcattacaattaaattatcGCATTAACCGCAAAACCTGCACGCCGCTCGCTGCTCTCCGACTCTGTCTTTACGACCGATTTCCCAGCATGCCCGCAGCGACAgggtttaaaaataaaataagtacatGAACCTCCGTGGCATTACACGGTATGGTATGACCTTTCGATCAGCACGGGTTATGGGGGCAAAACTGAGGGGCACAACTAAGGTGCACAACTAAGGGGCACAGCACGGGGAATCCTTTTCGATCTAGAACCTAGAATGTAGCAACTTCTATagctaatatttatatattttataacgAATATGATCCTAAGTAACACCCTATGGAATGGGTACCAAGTAGCCCAGATCCTTTGCGCCTTAAAGGCAAACCGCCGAAAGTGGTCAATGCACCGGGCGGCTTTGTCTGGCGACCAGGCCGTAGTGAAAAATGGCTGGGCGGACATTAATTTAATGCCCGCCGATGTctcgcgcacacacacgctgagatagagaaagagacggcgagaggcaaagcgaaagagagggaagCGGGGAAGCTTGAAAGAGATGGAGGCAGCAGCGCACACATGGAGGAGTAGCTGTTCGCACTTGGCGGTCTGCTCCGCTTTCAGCTgccattatttttaatagacTCGAGAAGAaaaagttttcagttttctacTTCATTGACTGCAAATCGGCAAAAGAAGCTCTCGGGTCGCGCATTGCCGCCATTTCAGGACCGTTAAGGATGTTAAGGATGCCAGCCAAAATTAAGTGCCCCCAAAAAAAGTGCGCTGTGCAGCGCCTGATAAGCACTCACATACACTTTTTGGCACAACTGCAGCGTAAAGTCAAACACATAAATCGCCCGAGTTCGCTACTAGCAAAATTTtccagcagcaaaaaatgttcaatttccatttaggTTTACCCCCGCCCCCTTCCACTTCGACCATTTCCAATGCAAATGTTCGATTTTGACAAACTTTTCATTGATATCCTTGCGCGCACTCAGCCAATATCCAATCAAAAGAATTACTTGGGTGCCAGGACATGCCAAGTCGCCAGGATATTAATAGCTTCAAGGTCCTGTCGCAAATTGTTCCggctaaataataaatatgtaaatactGGTCGACCTCTCAAGTTCGCCAGACATCCGAACATGTCGCAATTGTTTAAGTTGTCATGTGGGCGATATTTTCCAGGAACAGGTATCCTTCTGCACTTAAGTTTATTAGATATTTCGTTCCTACGGTTGATTTAAAGCCATGGTATCTTAAGATTTCACtcgcaaaaggaaaatattacGTTACTTTCGCTACTCATAAATGCACTTTCAGTATTTTTGGGCAACGCTTAAAGAATGACGCGTATTTCAGTTAACCGAATTGGTAGCGACAAGGACGAAATTGTCCGTGGTTCAGGTCGCTTGGCAACCAGTTTATTTTGTCTCTTTGCGAAGGTCAAGGAAGGCGACTAAAGGGGCTGTTTTCTAAAATGTAGTATTGGATAATAttaggcaaaaaaaataatattaggCTCATGACTTAGTTTTAAACATCCTAAGCTAGCtagaaaattgcaaatgctGCGTACCCTTTGAAACAACGCCCCTGATCCTTTCGCCTTCCCCCTACCCACTGAGCCATCAGGAACCGCGGAGATAACCTGCCGCACATATGACAGGACCCCATCCCGGCCGTTTGTTATCCCCCCATGTAAATAACCAAAATTTTATATTGCGGCTCGCAACCACGGCATATACTATACATGTGCCACATGGAGAGGAGCGAGCCAGGACGAGCGAAGCCAGCGCCACGACAACGCCAAAgcgaaagccaaagccaaagccaggAGCAAGTCAAGCAGGACACGGAGTTGCTGCGGCTTCGGTGTCGctggcagcaggagcaggagcacggGAGTGGTCACTGCTGACGCTGGGAAGGCTGATGATGGCAGGCAGGACATGCAGGACAGGCAGGACACCGTGGTGAGCGTGTGAATATGTCAGCGTGTGAGAGAGGTCCTGCGCTCTTGTCTGCGGCCGGGGGAGTGATAGACGCCACTGCCATTAATTCACATTCAGGTGCCACACGCTTGGACGAGCACAAGTGCTGGGgtatgcactgaaaaaaacaggATAGCATTTGTGCCTATAAAGTGGctcaaaattaatattaaatacatattaatattcTTGAATGAAACGCTTACATTTAATCATAATCACTCTGATAGCATTGTAATTGGAAGTTCTATTACTTCAAATGACTTCTAATTTCCCGCAGTGTAACTGCGGCTGCGAATGTGCGACAACAACATGTGTTTACACTCATCAGAACAGGAATGGAAGAAGCTGGGCCCACTCGTGCAGGCAAATCCCGTGCAATGCATTATAAATGGCTCCGCCGTGTCCTGCGACCCCAGACGACCCTCCAcgtttttttggccaagaacaCAAAACTGGACGGAGTTCAAAAAGAAGTGACCTACTTGCCGGCCGTGTAATTAGTATACCACACAGGCAGGGCcagagaaaacaaaaaaaccaaaaaaaaacgaacatCGAGCGGAGTGTAAAATTCATGGGGCGAAAAATCGAAAGTTAGTTGCCGCCGAGTTGCTCAATGCGTGGCACCTTGGGCCAGCCGACAGAGTCGACGAGGCAAATCGATAAGGGCCAAGTGTCCCTGGCCAATGCCAAGCAACcaccaaaataaatacgcaaaggaaccagtagcagcagcggcaaaggGCCAAGAAACCGAGCAGCCATGACAACGCGActcaacaaaacaaatgccaatcACCCATACAAACTCGCATTAAATAAGGCTATTCGAATAAACTTGCCTCAAAAATAGAACACACTGTCGCATTAATATCCCCGTGCCAAGCGAACTGTGTCAATAGCGAGTCGTAGTAGTTCTGCATATGGCCAGTTGAGTAAGAGCCGCCAAGTGGCAAGGATCGCAGCGCAAGGATACTCCTGGGATACTCAAAGGATACACTCCAAGTCATGTTTCCCCAAGCCGAGATCGAGAACTACAAGCTGCAggtggagctgctgcaggagAAGCTGCAGCGCAGGTGAGCAGATCATaataaatttctaaaaaataaaaataaaaattttaattaaatgcaaactaTAGCAACATATAAGTATGGCCAACATTAATGGGGTATTCATTACTTTTTGACCATTATTGCACGATTAAGCCTAGTTAACATCGAAAgatgcaacaaaaaatagagttattaaattattcattgagtatattatttattcattatgcaattattgaatttaatcaCACAGATGTTTTCATTATAGGCGTAACAagtaaatgtaatttaattaaatgaatcaTAAAACGAAggtaataattaataaacttctAAAAAGGATACATTACAGTgaagaaaaatgttaaaacaTTCAACTTGAATTCgagattaaatatttataaaggcTCAGAGCCAAAAACTACTTAACTTTAATGTTAACTAAAGAACAAAGAGAATCTTCTTTGTATCATAGctcaaaattattaaatgtttatagtggaaaatttgaaatgtcCTTTGGCACAAAAGCCATTGCCATTGATTTGCGTTTGTCAGCTTTTCCCGAGCTTTTCGTGTGCATGTGCAGCAGCTTACTAATGATATTCATGTCCTTTGACTCGACTTTCTTCTCTACTTCCTTTTCCTTTCGGGCAGCGAGGATAAtcgccagcagctggagcacaAGTTGGATAAAATCTTGCAGAAGCGCACTGAGCTGTAAGTAGCTTTTGTCATTCCCCCACCATCTTGCCCAAAAAAGGTAAACGGATATGTGTTTGCACTCCAGCGACAAGTCGGTGCGCCACAAGAGCCGCCAAAAGTACCAGGAGTTCCTGGAGGAGCAGGCCAAGCGCAACGAGCGCAACAAGAAGCTGGTCCACATGCTGGAGCGGATCGATGAGCAAACGGCTGCCATGTCGCAGCGGAGCGAGCGGCTTAAAATGATGAAGGTAAGTCCGCTGGCCAGCGGGGGGAAATGTAAAGTCAATCACACTTGGGAAATCCGGAAAATGTACCAAAGAGCAAATCCAAGAAAATTATTCAACACAGTCTAGAAAAACAGAAGCATATTGTATATATTCACCCAACATTTGTCCAAGTGCATCACGTGTAGCCTCTATCTTCATCTTTCTTTTTCCCGCTTTGAACAGCTGCAATACCAAATGTACTTTGCGAAATTGGTGCAGAATCAAACATTGCGATGCATCCAGCAGACGACGACTTCGCAATCGGCTCCATCCGCCGGCGGAGTAATACCAGTGCTGGTGCAACCGCAGCCGCAGGTGACGGTGACCAATCCGCAGTCGACGCCACAGAACTGGACGTTTgccatggccacgcccacgcagGCGGGCATGCTGTTGACGCCCCAGTTTGCCGCAGCAACTCCTGCAGGCCCGCCCATGCAGCCCATGCAGCCCCCAACCATGCCGGCTGGCCATCCTGTTTACTATCCAGAGCTCTTTGCCGGAACTGCAGCTCCCCTCGGCACCTCGAACCTGTTCGATTTGCGCGCCACCCTGCGCGCCTTTGATAATGAGAATGCCGATTTACCGGAGCGCATGCAGCCCCACTTGACAGGTGATTATCAGGCGGAGCTGGGTGGCAGGAGCCATCCTTCAGCGAGCGCAGCAGCAGGTCCTGCTGCTCCCACGACACCCACATCGACTTTGTCCAGCCAGGAGAAGGGTGCGCGGCAACTGAGCAGCACTTCCTCCACGCTGGCCACATCCTCGCTGACATTTGATAAATTGCCAAAGACATCGTCGCCTTCGCTGACGTTAACTGAGCTGCCGCCTGCAGGAGTAGCAACTCCTGGCCAGGATGTGGGCGGGCAACCGCAAAGGGATGCCGGCGACCTGGATGGCTGGACAAATTCACGCGTGACTAAAGTCGAGTATGAAAAATCACCAACTGTCGTTGGCCATAATGAGCCGGGCCAGGAAAAACAGATACTACGCGAGCAGCAACATCATgagccgcagcaacagcatcagcagccaTCCCACGACTTTGAAGCATACTTCGGTGAGCTGAAAATCGATGAGTCCTCCTGGCAGAATGGCCAGCCCACACCCACTCCCGCACCCAGCGGCCACGAAGACAAACGCCCCTTGAACGTGCGTTCCAGCGAGTCGGGATCTGGAGTGGGTGCGGGTGTGGGATCAGCGGTTAGTGGCAAAGTTGGCATCAGCAACGATTTGCTGGACGAAGTCAAAGCCAGTCGGGCGGCACTCGAAAGAGCAGCGGCTGCGGTTGATGAGCAGCTGGCAAGGGGTAATCAATTGTCGCCGCCAAGCAGCCAGGATCCCAAAACCGGTGTGTCGATTGAGAATATTGAAAATGCCATTTACGGCGAACGGTtgacaggagcagcaggagcaggagcaggactaCCAGCGGCAGCAATAGCAGGAGTAGCTGCCACAGCAGGCGAGGCTATGGCAGCCGCATCGTCGAAGGgattttttgataatttgGCAGCCAACCCATCGCCAGAGGAACATCAGGAGGcggagcaacaacagcaacagcaatcgcCACAGCAGGTGGAGCCGGAGTTGTCCGGGTACGGGCAATACGATGCCAGCAGTTATGGCGATGCCAGCGAGCCCATCTATGCCAGCATCGATTCCGCCAACCTGCAGCCAATGCAAAGCGCAAAAGTGGAGCCGCTTTACAGCGAAATCGGAAATCCCGCAGACTATCAGCATCAGTCGTACGCAACGGATGCTGGGGCCGTTGCTGCAGATGTGCCCGCAGCAGTGGCAGTCGAAGGTGCAGCAGCTACGCTGGATGCCAGCGGTGCTGGCGAGGTCCTGCCGCAGGAGTACTCCAATATTGATTACGGCAACTACGAGGCCGATCAATATGCGGCCGGCTATGATCCCAATGCCTATCCGGGCTATATATACGATGAGGCGACGGGTCAGTACATAGCCGATCCCAATGCCACCCAGTACGCACCAGATGGCAGCTACGCTGGCCAGGAGTACGATGCCAGTGCGGTGCAGAACTATGACTACAGTGCCTACGAACAGCAACCggatcaacagcagcagcagcaggagcaacaggagTTGCCGGGACAGGAGCAActaatgcagcagcagcaacaacaggaaGCCTATCCCGAAACAGAAGCCACACCGGAAGTGGAGGAGAGTCCAGCCGCTGCGGCGGAGCCACCGACACCACTGGCCACCAGTAAGCCCCTCAAACCCACATCGATACTCTCAACGACAGACAAACAAGCGGCGCCTAATGatgcgcagcagcagcagctcaagaagaagaagcgcgTTAATTTCGTTGACAGCAGCGAAACGGATGATAGCTCAAGCGCGAAACCGACCCAGGCCGCAAATCCAGGACCCTCCGCCGCCCCCAatccagccacgcccccagccgCGGGCGGCAGCGAGAgtgatttcgatttttcaaCCGGCAGCGAGGCGAAGAATTAGAACAACGCTGAAAACATTTCGAGCTctaatttgttgccatttgggTTAACCAAACCGCCCAGTGCCGCCGAGCCACCCAATTCAATGTGAACGACCGTCTCGATTTATTGCCAATGCATTGGACGAAAGTAAAATCGGGAAAATCCAGAAAACGCagagtggaaaatggaaaataaaagagaagcGACAAATTCGAGAAATGGCGAACCTCAAGCCGCACAAAAAAGTTGCTGCTTACTTAGACGACGACAAGCTAACAATGCTCGTTCAATTCAATAGTTTTAGTTGCATGTCAAATAAAGCGAATAAACTCTAAAATAcaacatgaaaattaattaattaattactgggttaacaaattcatttacattacaatgatttttataataatatttttgaaaagcaGCGTATTACCACTTTACACTGCATGCACAACAATAGAGTATTTACTGCactttaatgcattttttgtcACTTCTGTTTACCACGCACGTTCAGCCTTGACACAATTCAGCTGTTAACtgtgcgtatacgcaatatttcGCATTAATACTTGGcgctgacacacacacacacgcacgcacacactcgttTCGCCGCCGCGAATGTCCTgggaaatatttcattaacgACATCGGTAATAAGATCAGCAGCTGTTGCCGCCAGG
Protein-coding sequences here:
- the LOC6729852 gene encoding RNA polymerase II degradation factor 1 gives rise to the protein MFPQAEIENYKLQVELLQEKLQRSEDNRQQLEHKLDKILQKRTELDKSVRHKSRQKYQEFLEEQAKRNERNKKLVHMLERIDEQTAAMSQRSERLKMMKLQYQMYFAKLVQNQTLRCIQQTTTSQSAPSAGGVIPVLVQPQPQVTVTNPQSTPQNWTFAMATPTQAGMLLTPQFAAATPAGPPMQPMQPPTMPAGHPVYYPELFAGTAAPLGTSNLFDLRATLRAFDNENADLPERMQPHLTGDYQAELGGRSHPSASAAAGPAAPTTPTSTLSSQEKGARQLSSTSSTLATSSLTFDKLPKTSSPSLTLTELPPAGVATPGQDVGGQPQRDAGDLDGWTNSRVTKVEYEKSPTVVGHNEPGQEKQILREQQHHEPQQQHQQPSHDFEAYFGELKIDESSWQNGQPTPTPAPSGHEDKRPLNVRSSESGSGVGAGVGSAVSGKVGISNDLLDEVKASRAALERAAAAVDEQLARGNQLSPPSSQDPKTGVSIENIENAIYGERLTGAAGAGAGLPAAAIAGVAATAGEAMAAASSKGFFDNLAANPSPEEHQEAEQQQQQQSPQQVEPELSGYGQYDASSYGDASEPIYASIDSANLQPMQSAKVEPLYSEIGNPADYQHQSYATDAGAVAADVPAAVAVEGAAATLDASGAGEVLPQEYSNIDYGNYEADQYAAGYDPNAYPGYIYDEATGQYIADPNATQYAPDGSYAGQEYDASAVQNYDYSAYEQQPDQQQQQQEQQELPGQEQLMQQQQQQEAYPETEATPEVEESPAAAAEPPTPLATSKPLKPTSILSTTDKQAAPNDAQQQQLKKKKRVNFVDSSETDDSSSAKPTQAANPGPSAAPNPATPPAAGGSESDFDFSTGSEAKN